A window from Micromonospora terminaliae encodes these proteins:
- a CDS encoding protein meaA, producing the protein MDEKAPSGRLPERDRPWVMRTYAGHSSAAATNALFRRNLAKGQTGLSVAFDLPTQTGYDPDHELAAGEVGRVGVPVAHLGDMRALFDGIPLAEMNTSMTINAPAMWLLGLYGTVAAEQGAELARCAGTTQNDIIKEYLSRGTYIFPPAASLRLTADVIAYTLREMPKWNPVNICSYHLQEAGATPVQEVGFALATAVAVLDAVRDSGQVPAERMGDVVQRISFFVNAGVRFVEEIAKMRAFGALWDEITRDRYGVENPKQRRFRYGVQVNSLGLTEAQPENNIQRIVLEMLGVTLSRDARARAVQLPAWNEALGLPRPWDQQWSLRMQQVLAYESDLLEYPDLFDGSHVMTALVDDIVAGARVELEKVLEMGGVVAAVETGYLKSALVASLADRRRRMEAGTDVVVGVNRFTETEPSPLTAAGAEAIEQVDPAVEAAATTAVHEWRAGRDVAAVGAALARLRADAATTTNLMAATLECVRAGVTTGEWAGALRQVFGEYRAPTGLAGAAGAGGDPGLGAVRERVAATARELGSGRLRLLVGKPGLDGHSNGAEQIAVRARDAGFEVVYQGIRLTAGQIVAAAVEEDVDLVGLSVLSGSHLAAVPAVLDGLRAAGRADLPVVVGGIIPAVDADALRAAGVARVFTPKDFALTGIIDELVTVIRAANGLS; encoded by the coding sequence ATGGACGAGAAGGCTCCCTCGGGGCGGCTGCCGGAACGCGATCGGCCCTGGGTGATGCGCACCTACGCCGGGCACTCCTCCGCCGCGGCCACCAACGCGCTCTTCCGCCGCAACCTGGCGAAGGGGCAGACCGGGCTCTCGGTCGCCTTCGATCTGCCCACCCAGACCGGGTACGACCCGGACCACGAGCTGGCCGCCGGCGAGGTGGGCCGGGTGGGCGTGCCGGTGGCGCACCTCGGCGACATGCGGGCCCTCTTCGACGGCATCCCGCTCGCCGAGATGAACACCTCGATGACCATCAACGCCCCGGCCATGTGGCTGCTCGGCCTCTACGGCACGGTCGCCGCCGAGCAGGGCGCCGAGCTGGCCCGCTGCGCCGGGACGACGCAGAACGACATCATCAAGGAGTACCTGTCCCGGGGGACCTACATCTTCCCGCCGGCGGCGTCGCTGCGGCTGACCGCGGACGTCATCGCGTACACGCTGCGCGAGATGCCGAAGTGGAACCCCGTGAACATCTGCTCGTACCACCTCCAGGAGGCCGGCGCGACGCCGGTGCAGGAGGTGGGCTTCGCCCTGGCCACCGCGGTCGCCGTGCTCGACGCGGTACGCGACTCCGGCCAGGTGCCCGCCGAGCGCATGGGCGACGTCGTCCAGCGGATCTCCTTCTTCGTCAACGCCGGCGTGCGCTTCGTCGAGGAGATCGCCAAGATGCGCGCGTTCGGCGCGCTCTGGGACGAGATCACCCGCGACCGGTACGGCGTGGAGAACCCGAAGCAGCGCCGCTTCCGGTACGGGGTCCAGGTCAACTCGCTGGGCCTCACCGAGGCGCAACCCGAGAACAACATCCAGCGCATCGTGCTGGAGATGCTCGGCGTCACCCTGTCCCGCGACGCCCGCGCCCGTGCCGTGCAACTGCCCGCCTGGAACGAGGCGCTCGGCCTGCCCCGCCCCTGGGACCAGCAGTGGTCGCTGCGCATGCAGCAGGTGCTGGCGTACGAGTCGGACCTGCTCGAATATCCGGACCTGTTCGACGGCTCGCACGTGATGACCGCGCTGGTGGACGACATCGTCGCCGGGGCCCGGGTCGAGCTGGAGAAGGTGCTGGAGATGGGCGGTGTGGTGGCCGCCGTGGAGACCGGCTACCTGAAGAGCGCCCTGGTCGCCTCGCTGGCCGACCGGCGCCGCCGGATGGAGGCCGGCACCGACGTGGTGGTCGGCGTCAACCGGTTCACCGAGACCGAGCCGTCCCCGCTGACCGCGGCCGGCGCCGAGGCCATCGAGCAGGTCGACCCCGCCGTCGAGGCGGCCGCCACCACGGCCGTACACGAGTGGCGGGCCGGCCGGGACGTGGCGGCCGTGGGCGCGGCGCTCGCCCGGCTCCGCGCGGACGCCGCGACCACCACGAACCTCATGGCGGCGACGCTGGAGTGCGTGCGGGCCGGCGTGACCACCGGCGAGTGGGCCGGCGCGCTGCGCCAGGTCTTCGGCGAGTACCGGGCACCCACCGGCCTGGCCGGCGCGGCCGGCGCCGGCGGCGATCCCGGCCTGGGCGCGGTCCGGGAGCGGGTCGCCGCGACCGCCCGCGAGCTGGGCAGCGGCCGGCTGCGGCTGCTGGTCGGCAAGCCCGGCCTGGACGGGCACTCCAACGGCGCCGAGCAGATCGCGGTACGCGCCCGCGACGCCGGCTTCGAGGTCGTCTACCAGGGCATCCGGCTGACCGCCGGGCAGATCGTGGCGGCCGCCGTGGAGGAGGACGTCGACCTGGTCGGCCTCTCGGTGCTCTCCGGGTCGCACCTGGCCGCCGTGCCGGCCGTGCTGGACGGGCTGCGCGCCGCCGGTCGGGCCGACCTGCCGGTGGTGGTCGGCGGGATCATCCCGGCGGTCGACGCGGACGCGCTCCGGGCCGCCGGGGTGGCCCGCGTGTTCACGCCGAAGGACTTCGCGCTGACGGGCATCATCGACGAGCTGGTCACCGTGATCCGCGCCGCCAACGGGCTGTCGTGA
- a CDS encoding ABC transporter ATP-binding protein, which produces MDDELAISVRGLRKAYGDNLAVAGVDLDVHRGEVFALLGPNGAGKTTTVEILEGYRRRDAGEVRVLGADPAHPDPGWRSRVGIVLQGTGEFDELTVGEVVRHFAGFYPDADDPEKVVERVGLGAKARARTHTLSGGQKRRLDVALGIVGRPELLFLDEPTTGFDPEARREFWELIRDLSAAGTTIVLTTHYLDEAEALADRVGVIAAGRVIEVAPPNRLGNRQEALATVSWRTPDGTPETAETATPTALVAELAARFGGEVPGLTVTRPTLEDVYLRMIGH; this is translated from the coding sequence ATGGATGACGAGCTCGCGATCTCCGTACGGGGGCTGCGCAAGGCGTACGGCGACAACCTCGCGGTGGCGGGGGTGGACCTCGACGTCCACCGCGGCGAGGTGTTCGCCCTGCTCGGCCCCAACGGCGCCGGCAAGACCACGACCGTGGAGATCCTGGAGGGCTACCGGCGGCGCGACGCCGGCGAGGTGCGCGTCCTCGGCGCCGACCCGGCCCACCCGGACCCGGGCTGGCGATCCCGCGTCGGCATCGTGCTCCAGGGCACCGGCGAGTTCGACGAGCTGACCGTGGGCGAGGTGGTCCGCCACTTCGCCGGCTTCTACCCCGACGCCGACGACCCGGAGAAGGTGGTCGAGCGGGTCGGGCTCGGCGCCAAGGCCAGAGCGCGCACGCACACCCTCTCCGGCGGGCAGAAGCGCCGGCTCGACGTGGCGCTGGGCATCGTCGGCCGCCCCGAACTGCTCTTCCTCGACGAGCCCACCACCGGCTTCGACCCGGAGGCCCGGCGCGAGTTCTGGGAGCTGATCCGCGACCTCTCCGCCGCCGGCACCACCATCGTGCTCACCACCCACTACCTGGACGAGGCCGAGGCCCTCGCCGACCGGGTCGGTGTGATCGCCGCCGGCCGGGTGATCGAGGTGGCCCCGCCCAACCGGCTGGGCAACCGCCAGGAGGCGCTGGCGACGGTCTCCTGGCGTACCCCGGACGGGACGCCGGAGACGGCGGAGACCGCGACGCCGACGGCGCTCGTGGCGGAGCTGGCCGCGCGCTTCGGGGGCGAGGTTCCCGGCCTCACCGTGACCCGGCCGACCCTGGAAGACGTCTACCTGCGGATGATCGGACACTGA
- a CDS encoding ABC transporter permease: MTTTTKPAAPVAAAPGRRPGGAALALRQGRLEITQFLRSRESVVFTMGFPIIMILIFAAIFSDEIAPGVSYTQYFITGMIATGLMTVSFQNLGIWIPIERDRGVLKRYRGTPMPKWVWFAGKVLMVVAIGIAETALLLAVSVALFDLNLPDTAAKWATFGWVAVLGVTACTLCGIAISSLARTARSGSAVVTPVALVLQFISGVFFVFTSLPSWMQQVAALFPLKWMCQGLRSVFLPDSFGAQEPGGSFELGRVALVLGLWCVIGLVLCLTTFRWTTKRDG; the protein is encoded by the coding sequence ATGACCACCACGACGAAGCCGGCCGCCCCGGTCGCCGCCGCCCCGGGCCGCCGGCCGGGCGGGGCCGCGCTCGCCCTGCGGCAGGGCCGGCTGGAGATCACCCAGTTCCTGCGGTCGCGGGAGTCCGTCGTCTTCACGATGGGCTTCCCGATCATCATGATCCTGATCTTCGCGGCGATCTTCAGCGACGAGATCGCGCCGGGCGTCAGCTACACGCAGTACTTCATCACCGGCATGATCGCGACCGGCCTCATGACGGTGAGCTTCCAGAACCTCGGCATCTGGATCCCGATCGAGCGGGACCGGGGCGTGCTGAAGCGCTACCGGGGCACCCCGATGCCGAAGTGGGTCTGGTTCGCCGGCAAGGTGCTCATGGTGGTGGCCATCGGCATCGCGGAGACCGCGCTGCTGCTCGCCGTGTCGGTGGCGCTGTTCGACCTGAACCTGCCCGACACGGCCGCGAAGTGGGCCACCTTCGGCTGGGTCGCCGTCCTCGGCGTCACCGCCTGCACCCTCTGCGGCATCGCCATCTCGTCGTTGGCCCGCACCGCGCGCAGCGGCTCGGCCGTGGTCACCCCGGTGGCCCTGGTCCTCCAGTTCATCTCCGGGGTGTTCTTCGTCTTCACCAGCCTGCCGAGCTGGATGCAGCAGGTCGCCGCGCTCTTCCCGCTCAAGTGGATGTGCCAGGGGCTGCGGTCGGTCTTCCTGCCGGACAGCTTCGGGGCGCAGGAACCGGGCGGCTCGTTCGAGCTGGGCCGCGTCGCCCTGGTGCTCGGGCTGTGGTGCGTGATCGGCCTGGTGCTCTGCCTGACCACCTTCCGCTGGACGACCAAGCGCGACGGCTGA
- a CDS encoding alpha/beta hydrolase — MAHILTRRTLLATGAGVAGAAVVGGLTARQLAEPRPGPGPAVPDVPAGDERLIRIASGARGREVDFWTAVPEGYGDGRGLPVCLVLHGASATPRDYGRFGLARFLTDAVRRGAPPFALAGATGGRLSWRRSGNDDPQRMVREELPTWCARRGFDSSRLAVWGWSMGGFGALLLAEAYPGWLRAVAAFSPAVRPGDAVFTGADRLRGTPVGLWCGRQDNFLKDVRALARALPEPPARAAWADGRHNFAYWGTVIPDAFALLGAALTPPKA; from the coding sequence ATGGCGCACATCCTGACCCGGCGCACGCTACTGGCGACCGGTGCCGGCGTGGCCGGGGCCGCGGTGGTCGGCGGGCTCACCGCCCGGCAGCTCGCCGAGCCCCGGCCCGGGCCAGGCCCGGCCGTGCCGGACGTGCCCGCCGGGGACGAGCGGCTCATCCGGATCGCCTCCGGGGCCCGCGGCCGCGAGGTGGACTTCTGGACGGCCGTGCCCGAGGGGTACGGCGACGGCCGCGGCCTGCCCGTGTGCCTGGTGCTGCACGGCGCCTCGGCCACCCCGCGGGACTACGGCCGGTTCGGGCTGGCCCGCTTCCTCACCGACGCGGTGCGCCGGGGCGCCCCGCCCTTCGCGTTGGCCGGTGCGACCGGCGGCCGGCTCTCCTGGCGCCGGTCGGGGAACGACGACCCCCAACGGATGGTCCGCGAGGAACTGCCGACCTGGTGCGCCCGGCGGGGCTTCGACAGCAGCCGGCTCGCCGTCTGGGGCTGGTCGATGGGCGGGTTCGGGGCGTTGCTGCTCGCCGAGGCGTACCCGGGTTGGCTGCGCGCGGTGGCCGCCTTCTCCCCCGCGGTCCGCCCGGGCGACGCGGTCTTCACCGGCGCGGACCGGCTGCGCGGCACCCCGGTCGGCCTCTGGTGCGGCCGGCAGGACAACTTCCTCAAGGACGTCCGCGCGCTGGCCCGGGCGCTGCCCGAGCCCCCGGCACGCGCCGCCTGGGCCGACGGCCGGCACAACTTCGCCTACTGGGGCACCGTCATCCCGGACGCGTTCGCCCTGCTCGGCGCGGCCCTCACCCCACCGAAAGCGTGA
- a CDS encoding 3-hydroxyacyl-CoA dehydrogenase family protein has product MAGRLAVVGAGLMGAGIAQVAAQAGWQVTLRDLDDAATKRGVDGIRKSLQKFAEKGKIEASEVEATLARITPTTELEAAADADIVVEAVFEKIEIKHEVFRALDKICKSDAVLATNTSAIPVTQIATATERPESVVGTHFFSPVPMMKLCELVRGYKTSDATLATAKAFAEEIGKTVVVVNRDIAGFVTTRLICALAMEAVKLVESGVISAEDLDTACKLGFGHAMGPLATVDLTGVDVLLNATKNIYTDTADEKFFPPELLQRMATAGDLGRKTGQGFYSY; this is encoded by the coding sequence ATGGCGGGTCGACTCGCGGTCGTCGGTGCCGGGTTGATGGGCGCGGGCATCGCCCAGGTGGCGGCGCAGGCGGGCTGGCAGGTGACGCTGCGCGACCTGGACGACGCGGCCACCAAGCGGGGCGTCGACGGCATCCGGAAGTCGCTTCAGAAGTTCGCCGAGAAGGGGAAGATCGAGGCGTCCGAGGTCGAGGCGACGCTGGCCAGGATCACGCCGACCACCGAGCTGGAGGCGGCGGCCGACGCGGACATCGTCGTCGAGGCGGTCTTCGAGAAGATCGAGATCAAGCACGAGGTGTTCCGCGCGCTGGACAAGATCTGCAAGTCCGACGCGGTGCTGGCCACCAACACCTCGGCCATCCCGGTCACCCAGATCGCCACCGCCACCGAGCGCCCCGAGTCGGTCGTCGGCACCCACTTCTTCTCGCCGGTGCCCATGATGAAGCTGTGCGAGCTGGTCCGCGGTTACAAGACCAGCGACGCGACCCTGGCCACGGCCAAGGCGTTCGCCGAGGAGATCGGCAAGACCGTCGTGGTGGTCAACCGGGACATCGCCGGCTTCGTCACCACCCGGCTGATCTGTGCCCTCGCCATGGAGGCGGTCAAGCTCGTCGAGTCCGGCGTGATCTCCGCCGAGGACCTGGACACCGCCTGCAAGCTGGGCTTCGGTCACGCCATGGGCCCGCTGGCCACGGTCGACCTGACCGGCGTCGACGTGCTGCTCAACGCCACGAAGAACATCTACACCGACACCGCCGACGAGAAGTTCTTCCCGCCGGAGCTGCTCCAGCGCATGGCCACGGCCGGCGACCTGGGCCGCAAGACCGGTCAGGGCTTCTACAGCTACTGA
- the murA gene encoding UDP-N-acetylglucosamine 1-carboxyvinyltransferase, with protein sequence MTHSLRIPDLTIPARPVATAWPAAGVGPGDAGDPAVNDVDVIRVLGEARLAGTVHVVGAKNSALKLMAAALLAPGRSVITNVPRITDIAIMGEVLRRLGCAVRFAADDPVDPMVARGGVERSRSVVIDVPEQPGAEADYDLVRRLRASICVLGPLLARRRYVRVAHPGGDAIGSRGLDMHIAGLSRMGAEISGEHGFVIAEAPDGLHGADILLDFPSVGATENLVMAAVLARGTTTIDNAAREPEIVDICTMLNRMGARIEGAGTSTLHIVGVPELRPVRHATVGDRIVAGTWAFAAAMTRGDVTVTGVDPAYLEVALDKLVTAGGLVETRGGAFRVRMDDRPKAVDVVTLPFPGFATDLLPMAIGLAAVSDGGSLITENIFDGRFMFANEMMRLGADIKTDGHHALVCGHERLSGAPVRATDIRAGAGLIIAGLCADGVTEVSHVHHVDRGYPDFVADLRALGVEVERGTAPDEPDLAI encoded by the coding sequence ATGACGCACAGCCTACGGATACCGGACCTGACGATCCCGGCGCGGCCGGTCGCGACCGCCTGGCCGGCGGCCGGGGTGGGGCCGGGTGACGCCGGCGACCCGGCGGTCAACGACGTCGACGTCATCCGGGTGCTCGGTGAGGCCCGGCTGGCGGGCACCGTGCACGTGGTCGGTGCGAAGAACTCCGCGCTGAAACTCATGGCGGCGGCGCTGCTCGCGCCGGGACGCAGTGTGATCACGAACGTCCCGCGGATCACCGACATCGCGATCATGGGCGAGGTGCTGCGCCGGCTCGGCTGCGCCGTCCGCTTCGCGGCCGACGACCCGGTCGACCCGATGGTGGCGCGCGGCGGGGTGGAACGGTCCCGGTCGGTGGTGATCGACGTGCCGGAGCAACCGGGTGCGGAGGCCGACTACGACCTGGTCCGCCGGCTGCGCGCGTCGATCTGCGTCCTCGGTCCGCTGCTGGCCCGCCGGAGGTACGTGCGGGTGGCCCACCCCGGCGGGGACGCCATCGGCTCGCGTGGCCTGGACATGCACATCGCCGGGCTGTCCCGGATGGGCGCGGAGATCTCCGGCGAGCACGGCTTCGTCATCGCCGAGGCGCCGGACGGGCTGCACGGCGCGGACATCCTGCTGGACTTCCCGAGCGTCGGCGCCACCGAGAACCTGGTGATGGCGGCGGTGCTGGCCCGGGGCACCACCACGATCGACAACGCGGCGCGGGAGCCGGAGATCGTGGACATCTGCACCATGCTGAACCGGATGGGCGCCCGGATCGAGGGGGCCGGCACGTCGACCCTGCACATCGTCGGGGTGCCCGAGCTGCGCCCGGTCCGGCACGCCACGGTGGGGGACCGGATCGTCGCCGGGACGTGGGCGTTCGCGGCCGCCATGACCCGCGGCGACGTGACCGTGACCGGCGTCGACCCGGCCTACCTGGAGGTCGCGCTGGACAAGCTGGTCACGGCCGGCGGCCTGGTGGAGACCCGGGGCGGCGCCTTCCGGGTACGCATGGACGACCGGCCGAAGGCCGTCGACGTGGTCACCCTGCCCTTTCCGGGCTTCGCCACCGACCTGCTGCCGATGGCGATCGGGCTGGCGGCGGTCAGCGACGGGGGCTCGCTGATCACCGAGAACATCTTCGACGGCCGGTTCATGTTCGCCAACGAGATGATGCGGCTCGGCGCCGACATCAAGACCGACGGCCACCACGCGCTGGTGTGCGGGCACGAGCGCCTCTCCGGCGCCCCGGTCCGCGCCACCGACATCCGGGCCGGCGCCGGCCTGATCATCGCCGGGCTCTGCGCCGACGGGGTCACCGAGGTCTCGCACGTGCACCACGTGGACCGCGGCTATCCGGACTTCGTGGCCGACCTGCGGGCCCTCGGCGTCGAGGTGGAACGCGGCACCGCGCCCGACGAACCGGACCTCGCCATCTGA
- a CDS encoding cob(I)yrinic acid a,c-diamide adenosyltransferase — MAVHLTRIYTKAGDAGMTRLSNNEQVPKTDPRIAAYADVDECNAAIGVALALGQLSDELRAVLESVQNDMFDVGADLATPVEPDPKYPPLRVTEEYVERLEGWCDEFNARLSKLDSFILPGGTAGAALLHVARTTARRAERAAWALVTHDPDRTSTLPAKYLNRLSDLLFILSRTANPDGDVLWVPGGKR, encoded by the coding sequence ATGGCCGTCCACCTCACGCGCATCTACACCAAGGCCGGCGACGCCGGCATGACCAGGCTGAGCAACAACGAGCAGGTGCCGAAGACCGATCCGCGGATCGCCGCGTACGCGGACGTGGACGAGTGCAACGCCGCCATCGGCGTCGCGCTCGCCCTGGGGCAGCTCTCCGACGAGCTGCGGGCGGTGCTGGAGTCGGTCCAGAACGACATGTTCGACGTCGGCGCGGACCTGGCGACCCCGGTGGAGCCGGACCCGAAGTACCCGCCGCTGCGGGTCACCGAGGAGTACGTGGAGCGCCTCGAAGGCTGGTGCGACGAGTTCAACGCGCGCCTGAGCAAGCTCGACTCCTTCATCCTCCCCGGCGGCACCGCTGGTGCGGCACTGCTGCACGTGGCACGGACGACCGCCCGGCGCGCCGAGCGTGCGGCGTGGGCGCTGGTCACGCACGACCCGGACCGGACCAGCACGCTCCCGGCAAAGTATCTCAACCGGCTCTCCGATCTGCTCTTTATCCTGTCAAGAACGGCAAATCCGGACGGGGATGTGCTATGGGTGCCGGGCGGGAAGCGCTGA